One stretch of Tenacibaculum sp. MAR_2010_89 DNA includes these proteins:
- a CDS encoding type III pantothenate kinase: MFLIIDVGNTRVKVAVYENDVVIDRMVFLKVKIIEELGKIILKYPILKSIVSSVASFSEKEEEKIIELINPIILNHKTKVPFENMYDTPKTLGVDRIALAAAAVKKYPDTNTLVIDAGTCITFDFITKDKKYLGGAISPGIAMRYRALNTFTSKLPLLKQTHISDFIGRNTDTSIHSGVINGVYNEIIGLINQYKAGYQDLTIVLTGGDTKFLAEQLKSVIFAHPNFVLEGLHTILIYNLEDD; encoded by the coding sequence ATGTTTTTAATAATTGATGTAGGTAATACAAGAGTCAAAGTAGCTGTTTATGAGAATGATGTAGTCATTGATAGAATGGTGTTTCTTAAAGTGAAAATAATTGAAGAATTGGGAAAAATTATTTTAAAATATCCAATATTAAAGAGTATTGTGTCTTCTGTAGCGTCATTTTCCGAAAAAGAAGAAGAAAAAATAATTGAATTAATCAACCCTATTATTCTAAATCATAAAACCAAGGTACCTTTTGAAAATATGTATGATACTCCAAAGACGCTAGGAGTTGATAGAATAGCATTAGCAGCCGCAGCTGTAAAGAAATATCCAGATACAAACACCTTAGTTATTGATGCAGGAACCTGTATTACGTTTGATTTTATAACGAAAGATAAAAAATATTTAGGAGGTGCTATTTCCCCAGGCATAGCAATGAGATATAGAGCCTTAAATACATTTACATCAAAATTACCATTATTAAAACAAACACATATCTCTGACTTTATAGGAAGAAATACAGATACTTCTATACATTCTGGAGTTATAAATGGAGTATATAATGAAATTATAGGTCTTATTAATCAGTATAAAGCAGGGTATCAAGATTTAACAATTGTTTTAACAGGAGGAGATACAAAATTCTTGGCAGAACAATTAAAAAGTGTCATATTTGCCCATCCAAATTTTGTTTTGGAGGGATTACATACTATTTTGATATATAATTTAGAGGATGATTAA